The genomic stretch TTTTTCTATGCGTTTCAACCTATCATTTGTAACTTCCATGCCATGTGGAATCCTTGATGCCAAGCAGGCATTAGATGGCTTATCGAATATAGATAAGTTTAGTGCATTTGCAATCTGCCTTACTTCACTCTTCCTTATGGACAGTTCAACCAATGGACTCCTTACACCGTTATTCCTTAACGCAACTATTCCGGGTCTGAAATCATTTAAATCATCAGCATTTGTACCATCTACAATTAACTTTGCATTTTCCTGTTTAGCGACTTCGATCAAATGTGTAGCAAGTTCATTTCTGCAATAGAAACATCTATACTCATCATTCTTAACGAAATCAGGGTTCTCCAATTCGTTATATTCAATTATTTTATGTTTTATGCCTATCTCTGTTGCGATCTTCCTTGCACTCTCCAGCTCTTCATCAGACAATGTTTTGTAATCTGCAGTAACAGCAATGGCATTTCCATCCAGTGCTTTCTTTGCAGCATAGGCAACAATAGCGCTGTCAGCACCTCCAGATAAAGCAACTACTACCTTCCCTTTATCCATGAACCAGTTAACTAAACCATCAAATATCTCCATCACTGCTTCACCGATAACTTTTCTATTACCGCTTGTTGTATCATGCTGTATGCAATGCGAAAAGGCATATTCAATTTCATGGATACGCTCTTGACATCTTCATATTCCGACTTTGCATAAACTATCTCATCATGCTCCATCACAACCTTCACACGGATAATGAACTCCTCTCCCTTGATGCTTACAGGCACTGACAGCGTTATCCTTGGTACGGTATAGCGCGAAGTTTGCTGCACCCTTACACCCAGTGTTCCAGATTCCCTTATCAAAGCGTCAAGCATGCTATTCAGAGCATCGTAGTCACATATAACACGAATAAGGTGAGCAGGGCGGTTCTTTTTTGCTGTAACAGCGATAACACTGACATCCTTTGCTCCACTCTCCATCAAACTGTCTATCATGTCCCCAATTACTTCTCCAGTAGCATCATCAACATTTGTTTCCAAAACATAAACGGTATCCATCTGCATTGTTTTCACTTCCTTGCCAATAACAACCTTCAGGATGTTGGGTAAACCTTTGAACTCTTTGCTCCCTGCACCATATCCGACTTTGATGGGTTGCATTGCAGGATAGAAATCGATGCTACCCTTAGCCAAATTAACGAGCATGGAAGCGCCTGTAGGAGTTGTAAGTTCTGAATCAACTGGGCCACCTACCAATGTAAAATTTTTGTTTTTGAAGATCTCAAGTATAGCACTTGCAGGGTTTGTTACTGTACCATGGGAAAATGTTAGCGTCCCTCCTCCCACTGCTACTCTTGAAGAATAAATTTCTGCACCAAATAAGCCAAGGTCTTGTAGAGCAACCGCCGTGCCTATGATATCAACAAGGGTATCGATACTAGATGCTTCATGCAGATGCACGTCTTTGTATTGCTGTCCATGCACATTTGCCTCCGCTTCAATCAGTATCTTCATGCTCTGCAGCGCAAACTTCTTTCCCTTACTCTCAAGATCCAGAGAATTGCAGCAGCGTTCAAT from Nitrososphaerales archaeon encodes the following:
- the larE gene encoding ATP-dependent sacrificial sulfur transferase LarE, whose amino-acid sequence is MEIFDGLVNWFMDKGKVVVALSGGADSAIVAYAAKKALDGNAIAVTADYKTLSDEELESARKIATEIGIKHKIIEYNELENPDFVKNDEYRCFYCRNELATHLIEVAKQENAKLIVDGTNADDLNDFRPGIVALRNNGVRSPLVELSIRKSEVRQIANALNLSIFDKPSNACLASRIPHGMEVTNDRLKRIEKAEIIVKKLFDVKQVRVRDHGEIARVEVGRDERYLLFDVKKLDKLDAELRKLGYKFVAIEASGYKTGSLNVI
- the larC gene encoding nickel pincer cofactor biosynthesis protein LarC: MLAVIDSQISGISGDMLLSSLVDIGANRKKVIDAIMCCQNFMEGSKITDASFEYVRRTGFRATALKIDYVESVHERKGIEMYDAIERCCNSLDLESKGKKFALQSMKILIEAEANVHGQQYKDVHLHEASSIDTLVDIIGTAVALQDLGLFGAEIYSSRVAVGGGTLTFSHGTVTNPASAILEIFKNKNFTLVGGPVDSELTTPTGASMLVNLAKGSIDFYPAMQPIKVGYGAGSKEFKGLPNILKVVIGKEVKTMQMDTVYVLETNVDDATGEVIGDMIDSLMESGAKDVSVIAVTAKKNRPAHLIRVICDYDALNSMLDALIRESGTLGVRVQQTSRYTVPRITLSVPVSIKGEEFIIRVKVVMEHDEIVYAKSEYEDVKSVSMKLNMPFRIAYSMIQQAVIEKLSVKQ